In a genomic window of Flavobacterium crassostreae:
- a CDS encoding S41 family peptidase, with translation MTKITTLFLIFFISFCTFGQSIDERFTQKKMKQDFEIFKQISKQTNSGLYKYRTKQQIDSIYNWGNLQIEKLITYRDFYNLICTISNFEGSVHNNVSLPKKYAENLKNEIYGYFPYPIKWIDDKWLINIDSEQIPLGAEIIELNDTKIEKIIPELYKYYSTDGNNLTGKRIGLMTSFSKYYRLHFGLTQNFKINYVNPISKQLETKNVEGVDYKTYIENFRKMHSMSVDQYYYADLKENQKYKYKQLDSITGILTIQTFDMGNETTKEHLKYNQFLDSIFADIKTEGLKNLIVDVRNNGGGTDPNDLITYSYLTNRKFQENIQAWISFNKIPMLKYIDHKVPSFIRPLFIGKFNKEFQQIFPQEKNGKFYQDENSDDHKIRTPNQNAFTGNVYLLTSPRIASAGSLFAAMLAGNENTTTIGEETMGGYYGHNGHTSLEYKLPKSKIIIQFSVVNLEQDVPKKENQKYNRGIIPDYNITQTFSDFLNNTDTQINFTLKLIKKK, from the coding sequence ATGACGAAAATAACAACACTTTTTTTAATATTTTTTATTTCATTTTGCACATTCGGACAATCAATTGATGAGCGGTTTACCCAGAAGAAAATGAAACAAGATTTTGAAATTTTTAAACAAATATCAAAGCAAACAAATTCAGGGCTTTATAAATACCGAACCAAACAACAGATTGATAGTATTTATAATTGGGGAAATCTTCAAATTGAAAAGTTAATAACTTACAGAGATTTTTATAATCTAATTTGCACAATTTCAAATTTTGAAGGAAGTGTACACAATAATGTTTCTTTGCCTAAAAAATATGCCGAAAATTTGAAAAATGAAATTTACGGCTATTTTCCATATCCTATTAAATGGATTGATGACAAGTGGCTTATAAATATTGATAGTGAACAAATTCCTTTGGGTGCAGAAATTATTGAACTAAACGACACAAAAATAGAAAAAATTATTCCTGAACTTTATAAATATTATTCGACCGATGGAAATAATCTAACAGGTAAAAGAATAGGTTTAATGACTAGTTTTTCAAAGTATTACAGACTTCATTTTGGCTTAACTCAAAACTTCAAAATAAATTATGTAAATCCAATTTCAAAACAGTTAGAAACAAAAAATGTAGAAGGTGTTGATTACAAAACATATATAGAAAACTTTCGTAAAATGCATTCAATGTCTGTTGACCAATATTATTATGCAGATTTAAAAGAAAATCAAAAGTATAAATACAAACAGTTGGATTCAATTACTGGAATTCTAACTATTCAAACTTTCGATATGGGAAATGAAACAACAAAAGAACATTTAAAATACAATCAATTTTTAGACAGTATTTTTGCAGATATTAAAACAGAAGGATTGAAAAACTTAATCGTTGATGTTCGTAACAATGGTGGCGGAACAGACCCAAATGATTTGATAACATATTCATATTTAACAAATAGAAAATTTCAAGAAAATATTCAAGCGTGGATAAGCTTTAACAAAATTCCAATGTTAAAATACATCGACCATAAAGTTCCGAGTTTTATAAGACCTTTATTCATTGGTAAATTTAATAAAGAATTTCAACAAATTTTCCCACAAGAAAAAAATGGTAAGTTTTATCAAGATGAAAATTCGGACGACCATAAAATTAGAACCCCAAATCAAAATGCCTTTACAGGCAATGTTTATCTTTTAACAAGTCCAAGAATTGCATCAGCAGGAAGTCTTTTTGCAGCAATGCTAGCGGGTAATGAAAATACAACAACAATTGGAGAAGAAACAATGGGAGGTTATTACGGACACAACGGACATACATCATTAGAATATAAATTACCAAAATCAAAAATCATTATACAATTTTCAGTAGTAAATTTAGAACAAGATGTTCCGAAAAAAGAAAATCAAAAATACAACAGAGGTATTATTCCAGATTATAATATTACTCAAACTTTTAGTGACTTCCTAAATAATACAGACACGCAAATTAATTTTACTTTGAAACTAATTAAGAAAAAATAA
- a CDS encoding outer membrane beta-barrel protein, whose amino-acid sequence MKRYLTLLLFLLTLNLFSQTENKIFMGAETGININQSDYVNDTQNITMQIGILGEYLLNKNFSIMGKLKYYESTVKFNYSRITGTNWLGNQYQFIDAEYNGKILSIPLTLNYNFKIHNKLSGSLRIGPSLNYELSSNYNYPTEVNKDYSTTFIGLNGGFNLNYDIGKSIIFFGFEPYFGAKRGSTSGTDFNAVMQTQNYKMENILLNIGIKYKLK is encoded by the coding sequence ATGAAACGATATTTAACCTTACTTCTATTCTTATTGACTCTCAATTTATTTTCACAGACTGAAAATAAAATCTTTATGGGTGCTGAAACAGGAATTAATATAAATCAATCGGACTATGTTAATGACACTCAAAATATCACGATGCAAATAGGAATTTTAGGCGAATATCTTTTAAATAAAAATTTTAGCATAATGGGAAAATTAAAATATTATGAAAGTACCGTAAAGTTTAATTATTCACGAATTACAGGAACTAATTGGTTGGGGAATCAATATCAATTTATTGATGCGGAATATAACGGGAAGATACTAAGTATTCCATTAACTTTAAATTACAATTTTAAAATTCACAATAAGTTATCGGGCAGTTTAAGAATTGGACCTTCGTTAAATTATGAATTATCAAGTAATTACAATTATCCAACAGAAGTGAATAAAGATTATAGTACAACTTTTATAGGATTAAACGGTGGTTTTAACCTCAATTATGACATTGGGAAATCTATCATTTTTTTTGGATTTGAACCATATTTTGGAGCAAAAAGAGGTTCAACTTCAGGAACAGATTTTAACGCAGTTATGCAAACTCAAAACTATAAAATGGAAAATATTCTATTAAATATTGGAATAAAATATAAACTCAAATAA
- a CDS encoding n-acetylglutamate synthase, producing MNYNDKIFRPISNTENGETSIETIFHYKQIENVLTSEYSGGKIKYGHLIGLVDKNGNIEMRYHQVNDKCEIMTGICYSIPEILENGKIRLHESWEWTSGDKSKGQSIIEEI from the coding sequence ATGAACTATAACGACAAAATATTTAGACCAATAAGTAATACTGAAAATGGGGAAACTTCAATCGAAACCATTTTTCATTACAAACAAATTGAAAATGTTTTGACTTCCGAATACTCGGGTGGAAAAATTAAATATGGACATCTAATTGGTTTGGTTGACAAAAACGGAAATATAGAAATGCGTTATCATCAAGTAAACGACAAATGCGAAATTATGACAGGAATTTGTTATTCAATACCAGAAATTCTTGAAAATGGGAAAATTAGACTTCACGAAAGTTGGGAATGGACTTCAGGTGACAAATCAAAAGGACAATCAATAATTGAAGAAATATGA
- a CDS encoding antibiotic biosynthesis monooxygenase family protein, with translation MILEVAILNVKSGQEDNFEKDFLIAGQYISSIKGYLRHSLRKCLEQKNKYILLVDWENLEDHTIGFRQSAEYLEWKKILHHYYDPFPIVEHYDIIIENENKNNS, from the coding sequence ATGATTTTAGAAGTAGCTATATTAAATGTAAAAAGTGGACAAGAAGATAACTTTGAAAAAGACTTTTTGATAGCAGGACAATATATTAGTTCTATTAAAGGGTATTTGAGACACTCACTGCGAAAATGTTTGGAACAGAAAAATAAATACATTTTACTTGTAGATTGGGAAAATTTGGAGGACCATACAATTGGATTTAGACAATCAGCAGAATATTTGGAATGGAAAAAGATTTTACATCACTATTACGATCCGTTTCCGATAGTTGAACATTACGATATAATAATTGAAAACGAAAATAAAAACAACAGCTAA
- a CDS encoding site-2 protease family protein has product MYSKIEIYDTDFKDKYLLKLEDKTMYVGFLIKEIVELLKESKTINQIINILNKKYQITLNEEDINEIITNKINNFLSQKQPTTLVKLFKILEPSKFIFPSFVTTIFDKKIFYSFFSIVLLINLFFFFTKKNQPLTTTIDWLIWSFLLIIVLILHELGHTVSAQKFNVKVHELGFGIYSIFPVFYVDLGESWKLNIEKRTIINFSGIFIQLILGCFFYILYLIQPEDPIFTHIFHANFFIIILNLNPFLKFDGYWIISDLLNEKNLMEKSNNILKKIIAFKKVKEKQTVIFYSVFRLLFIIWLIYIIANSTFKFILKLINNDSIKWNDFIPIVLLTYFIYRMLKNKFKKS; this is encoded by the coding sequence ATGTACAGTAAAATAGAAATATATGATACCGATTTTAAAGATAAATATCTTCTAAAGCTAGAAGATAAAACAATGTATGTTGGATTTTTAATAAAAGAGATTGTTGAACTTCTAAAAGAAAGCAAAACAATAAACCAAATAATTAATATACTAAATAAGAAGTATCAAATAACATTAAATGAAGAAGACATAAATGAAATCATTACAAATAAAATCAATAATTTTCTTTCACAGAAGCAACCAACAACATTAGTAAAACTTTTTAAAATACTTGAACCAAGTAAATTTATATTTCCTTCATTTGTAACCACAATTTTTGATAAAAAAATATTTTATTCTTTTTTTTCTATAGTCTTACTCATAAATTTATTCTTTTTCTTTACAAAAAAAAACCAACCACTTACAACTACAATAGATTGGTTAATTTGGAGTTTTTTGTTAATCATTGTCTTGATACTTCACGAATTAGGACATACAGTTTCTGCTCAAAAATTCAATGTAAAAGTTCACGAACTTGGTTTTGGTATTTATTCCATTTTTCCTGTTTTTTATGTAGATTTAGGAGAGTCTTGGAAATTAAACATTGAAAAAAGAACAATTATTAATTTTTCAGGGATTTTTATTCAATTAATTTTAGGGTGTTTTTTCTACATATTATATCTTATCCAACCTGAAGATCCAATTTTTACACACATATTTCACGCAAATTTTTTCATAATTATATTAAATCTAAATCCATTTCTAAAATTTGATGGATATTGGATAATTTCAGATTTATTAAATGAGAAAAATTTGATGGAGAAATCAAATAATATTCTAAAAAAAATTATTGCTTTTAAAAAAGTAAAAGAAAAACAAACAGTAATTTTTTATTCAGTATTTAGATTATTATTTATAATTTGGTTAATATATATTATCGCAAATAGCACGTTCAAATTTATACTTAAACTGATAAACAACGATAGCATAAAATGGAATGACTTTATTCCAATTGTATTATTAACATATTTCATTTATAGAATGCTAAAAAATAAATTTAAAAAATCATAA